The genomic region atgaaacaaactatcacttaaacaatgtgattaagagtattgtattagagaaagaccgtattgcattgtagttgtaactggataggttctccaaccacttctacttagcttgggtaaccatgacatgctgctaggcgtcacccatggtttgtggaagccctaaagattagcaaacactaattttaagggagaattgaaatgtggtttcaattcacaatcgatcgttaagagtaacatcgcccactacctcgctaattggaacctaatggatcgtacaccgagtaaggatataagtgaagaaattatatgaaatggataagcaattaaatggtttaattgaagaatggtcaagattaattaaatagttaattaattatacgaaacgttcgtattgggcatttaagttggttttgggcttcggggcacaaaaacgttttggtccacaaggcccattatgtttaagttgtatgacaactaaaacaaaatgggcaattaagcccaataacaacatattttcggccataagggtgaggggtagcaaacttgtattaattacaagtttgccactcacatgaaatgaagtataaaatcaacattatagctttgtttcaaattagggttttctaattgaatttgggtgaaacatattctctcattttctacatagaggccggccacttaggggaggaaaatctagcaatcttcttcttccctaagtcatccatttcatcttcacactacatctttggtgtggagacttagagacaccaaacctttggtgtttttggagaacaaatcctcaaatcctcaaagaagaaaaggagcactaaaagggaggaaatcacaaggaagatccaaggagcaaggaggtgacttgaaggccctccacttgggtgaatcccttgtgtaatcaaggatgagcttcaagggtaaagaatctctaaattcttattctctttaatattgttaaagagtcttatggttcaccatataataggctttgaaagtcatgggttttatgaattgtttttgaatgcatgcctactttaaagtgttattagtatgcctatgtattcaaatgttcatgcatgttcttagctaggacaaaatttttccttcaagtggtatcagagcctaggcctagtttatggtggatccttttgggttttgtgatttttcatattttgtgatttaagtgttgtaaatgttacaagctttgttcttgctttgaatataaattttgcttgaaaatttagcatctcaaatgttgtagatgtatttcattaaagcatgaataatggaactaatagttggtgccaagtgttttgggattttcggccaaatccaaagggtgagtttttgggttcttgttagccttgttaaaatggttttaatgtgctttttggaacccctaagtaccctaggatattaaccctcttttgagttgtgaaaaaTTGAGTTTTGGTAAGTGAAAAACATTcatggagctattatgagttttcatgagtgttcttcaatgttcttgaagttcttgccaagaacaaaaatttttgaagttttgattcaaaagttttttgtttttcataaagttttgattattAATTGATGGGTGATGATTATTGGTGAGAAATGATTAAATGGCTTTAATTATGTcaaagatatattttcttttcaaaccatCCCCACCATCTTTAATCTCACCCATCAAAATCCActtacaaaattttttttatcaaaaatctcAATGATGGCCGGCCACCCCTCTAGTGGGGTacttttgtgcaattatataaaatgttgatacttttgtatatttgaattttggcccaaaagtttgtgttttgcaaaatggcccaaataaaatgagaacaaaaattgttttgtctctttaatgagaattggattttcattatatttagttccatttaaatcaattctatggatccaaaaaccaattgtttaaagttgctttcttagttaatttagttaattaagaaaagggtgattatgaaccaaaggcctcgataattgagctatgtgattggccgatttacattatgaatgcttgggttttaagtaatgtagatttgaatgtaatttgattaattcaagttGTTGTATTGGGCATAAGTCCTTCAATTTGTtgtaaagggcataagcccattatttgtgttgtaaaagggcataagcccttcttattatttcatgtattcctctttgtttatatgtatgcaaattggaatagttgggtccaacgcccaataggaaataacggtttaattggattaaacgcgtaactaaaatcaacaactatctaccttaaacccaaggtccaacacaaggctcgtgttggatcaaatcaaacggttcataatcatcctaaaacctaatatgactatatagtccatatgaggatgcaatgcgttcgttagtagttccatatagtctcgcttgtttcaacgaaacagtgggagtattatatgctACTAATTCATATTAACTTGGACCAATAGTTATGATAGGGCCATGttcttttaatatgattaaaatgttttgatgtagcccaaaactactccctcaacaaacgaatattaagttgataaacgagaggtgttttgaacatttcttcgtaggccttccaccgtggtgggctccaatcgtttgtgacttgtacaccggcttcaccctatcatgggggagtacaaagtgcatgcttacactcaagaggagtccataaacatatgatgaggtaagtgtaggcaaTGAGGATagccaacatcgtatcatcgtgaggttattcttgaacccctacatgaactaagcatggtgggaataacttaactaagtgcaatggtgccaacatcgtatcatcgtgaggcaacattctctagaggccaaacaagatgggtaattacaaacgttgtaaatgagtaaagcgttattctctcatcattatttttgctaaccaacatcgtatcatcgtgaggtgggcttggtaatggtgagtctcccataccctgctaagagttcaacataactctcggattctattgagggatatggaatttgccaaaaatagcgGGTGGTACTATTTGATTCAAGACCCAATCAAGTAGTTAATCAACAATCTAATACCATTTCTGTTATGTTATGTAGTTAACGACATGCCTAAAATACTACCCACCATTATACTTGACAAAATGGCCTAAGACTTTTTCCTTGCATATCTCTCGGAtgatttcactaagtttattgtaaactataaagtgaatagattcgatcatacttttaacgagatgattgacatgtgctgtaaatttgaaaaatgtttcaaaaaggACAGTGGGAGTGAGAATGCAAAAACAAGGAAGAGGTTACAtaagaagaaggcaaagaaatccaaaggaacatgctttcattgtggaaaggatgaacgttggaagaagaaatacagGGTGCGCATTGCGAGCCTTATGACACGAACTTTTGAAGAGACTATTTCGGTCATAGAAAGTGCTTTTACAGTGAGCTCCAATTCCTGGATATTTGATTCAGGCGCTAGTCAACATATCTGTAATACGATGCAGGGACTAGCAGAGAGCAAGACACTGCGCAATGGGGAGATAGTTGTGCGAGTTGGGAACGGCACTAAAATCTCTGCAAAAGCAATAGGCACCTATATGCTTAAACTACCCTCTGGGGAAGTCttggaacttaaaaattgtttatattttccttcatgtataaagaatttgatttctatctctaaacttttacgagatgggcactcagtattgtttgacaaaatgagttGCACTTTATACTTGAACGGTCGTATTATCTCTCATGGTAATATGATAGAGGGACTTTTTCACCAAGAGACGAATAGTGGTTTGCACTGTATTGAAAGCGGGAatacctcaaaacccaaaagggctaGAGAAGAAGTTAATCAAGAAAAGATGTGGCATCTTAAACTTGGACATGTGAACCTTGATAAGATTCGCAAGATGTCGAAAGACGGATATTTCCGCCCGTTAGGTAATGACCAGATGGGTACTTGTGAATGTTGCTTGAAAGGGAAGATGACCAAATCTCCATTCACTGGGAAGGGAGAGCGTGCCACtgaaattctagggttaatCCACACTGACGTATGTGGACCTATGTCTACTACGTCGAGAGGAGACTTCTCCTACTATATCACATTCACCGACGATCACTCTCGGTTTGGCTATGTGTATCTTATGAAGTACAAGTCAGAATCCTTTGAaaggttcaaagaattcaagaatgaagttGAGAAGCAAACTGGGAAACAGATAAAGATCCTAAGATCAGATCGAGGGGGTGAATATCTGAGTAATGAATTCCTAGATTATCTCAAAGAGTGTGGAATAATATCACAGTGGACTCCACCGGGAACTCCACAACTTAATGGAGTTTCTGAAAGGAGAAATCGAACCTTGATGAACATGGTTCGTTCTATGATGAGTTCCGCTGATCTGCCAGTAACATTCTGGGGATACGCTCTATATACAGCAGCTTACTTGCTTAATAGAGTACCTTCCAAATCAGTTTCACAAACGCCCTATGAGATATGGCATGGAAGAAAGCCAAGTCTTAATCacattaagatttggggttgtgaagCATATGTCAAGAAGCTTGAAGCTACTAAGCTTGAAGCGAGATCAGTAAGGTGCTATTTTGTGGGATATCCTAGAGAAACTATGGGATATGAGTTCTACCATCCTGACAACCAGAAAGTCTTTGTCGCCAGAACTGCTAAGTTTCTAGAGGACGAATTTGTTCTCAAAGGAACTATAAGTAAAAAGATGGAAATTAATGAGATTAATGATGAACCACAAACAAGCACACGACATGTTGACAACCCTGTTCCTGAACCCCTAGCTCCACGTAGATCTGAACGGGTTAATAAGCCACCTAGGAGGTATGGAATAGACAAAGACTTTGGGGAATTGTACCTTCTAGGTGACAATGACACAAAGGAAGACCCTAGAGACTACACTGAAGCAATGTCCGACATTGATTCAAAGAGATGGCAAGAGGCCATGAAATCCGAGATggattccatgtatcaaaatcaaGTCTGGACTCTTGTAGACCCTGCAGAAGGTATAGTACCTGTTGGAAACAAATGGATCTTCAAGAGGAAAATAGGCGTTGATGGGAACGTGGAGACTTATAAGGCTAGACTAGTAGCCAAGGGTTACAGGCAAAGAGaagggattgactatgaagaaACCTTTTCTCCTGTAGCAATGATTAAGTCCATTCGGATTTTGCTTGCTATAGCTGCGTACCATGATTATGAAATCTagcaaatggacgtgaagacaGCCTTTCTGAACAGCTACCTAGAGGAAGAGCTTTATATGGCTCAACCCGAAGGTTTCGTGTCCAAGTTTGAAAAGACTAAGGTATGCAAGCTTCAAAGGTCcatttatggacttaagcaagcctCCAGGAGCTGGAACATTCGTTTTGATACTGAAATCAAATCGTTTGGTTTTACTCAAAACGAAGACGACAATTGTGTTTATCAAAAAGTCGTTGGGGAAGCAGTTGTATTCCTagtgttatatgtagatgacatattactattcgggaatgacactgcagtactttcttctgtaaaagtgtggttgtccaaaaccttccacatgaaagatttaggagatgcatcttatgtacttgggataaagctctatcgtgatagatccagaaaattaattggattatcccAATCTATGTACATTGATAAGGTGCTAAGTAGGTTCCAGATGGAGCAATCTAAGAAAGGTATTCTTCCTATGGGACATGGAATTCATCTTTCTAAGTCCATGGGACCTAAGACTCCTGAAGAGATAcggcatatgaatatgattccttatgcttccgccataggaagtcttatgtatgccatgatatgcacaaggccTGATATCGCATATGCTGTGAGCATTACTAGTCGATATCAATCTAACCCAGGATCAGAACACTGGGCAGCTGTCAAGACGgtccttaagtacttaagaagaACTAAGGACATGTTCCTCATTTATGGAGGAGCGATAGAGTTGCGAGTGGAAGGCTATACAGACGCAGATTTCCAATCTGACGTCGATGATAGAAGTTCCAACTCCGGATATGTATTCACTCTGAATGGTGGGGCTGTcagctggaaaagcaagaaacaaagtgtaatTGCTGATTCCACGACAAAGGCTGAATATGTCGCTGCAGCTGAAGCCGGCAAAGAAGCGTTCTGGATGAAGAAGTTCATCACTGAACTTGGAGTGGTTCCAACCATTACATCACCAGTAactttgtactgtgataatagtGGGGCGATAACTCAAGCCAAGGAACCCAGGGCACATCAAAAGAACAAGCATTTTGATAGGCGCTTTAATATCATTAGAAGATATGCTGCCGAGGGGAAAGTTAACATCCTCAAAGTTGCTTCAGCCAATAACGTAGCAGATCCACTAACGAagccaatgtctcaaatccaacttgaccgtcatatggaaaagatgggtattagatacatgggaagatggctttgagtgcaagtgggagattgttggaagtatgcccacaaagccactcatttgatgtaatagctttttggaatacttattgtgttaaacttttatatgtttaatagagggcaaagcttattgttaatcactatttatagtatcttgtgtttaagcaataagggaatccaaggaatgtatttgatctaagagagaagtgatttaagttagttaaattaacgagacctttctcttatgttcattcctaaaacgttcctagccataggattgccaattgggcattgacaatccgctaaggttagtatgtgttatgtcgactcaagcctgagtatgaactagtctcaagtcatttggtgttggacactaaggcaaacacataggtgctcgaaagagtaatcgagtacactgaacaacgatcaaacgagagttcgaacatacatgtcatgtgagaactcaatagttgcaatatgcaaagtagtcctttgacctgaggcatcattgatgtctaatggttaggtccttgatctttgattatgtcaacgacattccattggagtgtccacggcattgttggggtcaagctatctagtcatgtaggcatatgaatgcacaacaagggatctctaaccttccatggtggaaggagaatactctaagatatgattcgagagtctttggccaaagcatatgaatatgactaaggaaggttgttccaaatcttattcaattgaatcatatagagaaatatcacattggatagtagacatgaaacaaactatcacttaaacaatgtgattaagagtattgtattagagaaggaccgtattgcattgtagttgtaactggataggttctccaaccacttctacttagcttgggtaaccatgacatgctgctaggcgtcacccatggtttgtggaagccctaaagattagcaaacactaattttaagggagaattgaaatgtggtttcaattcacaatcgatcgttaagagtaacatcgcccactacctcgctaattggaacctaatggatcgtacaccgagtaaggatataagtgaagaaattatatgaaatggataagcaattaaatggtttaattgaagaatggtcaagattaattaaatagttaattaattatacgaaacgttcgtattgggcgtttaagttggttttgggcttcggggcacaaaaacgttttggtccacaaggcccattatgtttaagttgtatgacaactaaaacaaaatgggcaattaagcccaataacaacatattttcggccataagggtgaggggtagcaaacttgtattaattacaagtttgccactcacatgaaatgaagtataaaatcaacattatagctttgtttcaaattagggttttctaattgaatttgggtgaaacatattctctcattttctacatagaggccggccacttaggggaggaaaatctagcaatcttcttcttccctaagtcatccatttcatcttcacactacgtctttggtgtggagacttagagagacaccaaacctttggtgtttttggagaacaaatcctcaaatcctcaaagaagaaaaggagcactaaaagggaggaaatcacaaggaagatccaaggagcaaggaggtgacttgaaggccctccacttgggtgaatcccttgtgtaatcaaggatgagcttcaagggtaaagaatctctaaattcttattctctttaatattgttaaagagtcttatggttcaccatataataggctttgaaagtcatgggttttatgaattgtttttgaatgcatgcctactttaaagtgttattagtatgcctatgtattcaaatgttcatgcatgttcttagctaggacaaaatttttccttcagcCTCCACCTTCATCAATCCAATAGGCCAGTCCTGCAGCCCAAACTATTCTCCACCAGTAGCCAGTAGGCAGAAGGCTTGTGCCATTCTTCTAATGCCTTCAACACTTCCTAGCTCGCGCTAGCCATTAACCTTGGCCCCAGTCGAGCCGGCTTCCTGCCGCTTGTAAGCCGATGCGCCACACCACCTTGACAGCTGCCCCGCGACAACACTACCAAAGAAGAAGACaacgaaaatattttttttttaccttggtGTGGcgcagagaagaaaaagaacaacgAGAAACAATTGTTTGCAAAGACAAGCAAAGAAGAaagctaggggagggggaataTATTTCCTCTAgcttcctctctttcttgtaaGGATAAAGattgttcttcaaatttatttaaCCCCCTGCTTAAGGCAGAATCAAGTAAGTATTGGTGGCAATTGGTTTCCCTTTCCTAAAGAATTTATCTCCTAGTTTAAGTATCTACATCAAATTGGGAACCAACTCTCTACTTACCTAAGCAGTTTGGGATTTCTACACCTACTACTCTTTCCTGCGAGTAGCCCAGTAGGTGTGACGTTATTTGTGGAACCAAAAATAACCCCAATAATCTTGGAGGCGACACATGGCCTTTtgttcaagaaagacaagattgccctcattaaatgggtaAGGCACATTTATATTCCCACCTATAGCTCATCATCCCTAGAAGTGCAAACAACACACTACAACTGCTCAAGGCTCCCCTGCTCATGGTGTGGAGAAGTCAAAAGCATGAAAGATAGGATTAATTACTAAAacatatctttaatacattcccaattgaaccAACTCTCTCAAGTAAGGAATCCCTATTacaatcaattagggatatttTCACCATTATTCTaagatattatctcctaattaatatcttagaaATATCATTTCCTTGCGCATCCTACGTATGACATAACTTGGCTAATAGTAGGTCGCCATGTGTAAGGCAAAACCTACACCATGGTTAGCCACTACCTCCTATAAACTCCTCTATCTCCACCAATTTTGGTATGCTTTTGCTATGCATACAAGCCCTAAACACTCACTATTTTCCAAGAAACTTAGGCATCGGAGTTCTATTGGCCAAACCTCCCCCAACTCCTCGTGGGCGCAAGACTTTGGTCTTttatcaaaggtgttgattgttttacaGGTACTTTTTCGTTAAGACTAAAGATGCTGGAAATTTTCTACCACACAGTGTATGATTAGATCCATATTTTCCAAGTGCCTATCGATCTCTTAAACTAGGTTTCTTTTCCCGGATTTTGGTAGTGATTCTATTTTGATCCGAGTATGACTTTTAGTTGACCATACTGGctaaaaatagaagaa from Pyrus communis chromosome 4, drPyrComm1.1, whole genome shotgun sequence harbors:
- the LOC137732862 gene encoding secreted RxLR effector protein 161-like; its protein translation is MEQSKKGILPMGHGIHLSKSMGPKTPEEIRHMNMIPYASAIGSLMYAMICTRPDIAYAVSITSRYQSNPGSEHWAAVKTVLKYLRRTKDMFLIYGGAIELRVEGYTDADFQSDVDDRSSNSGYVFTLNGGAVSWKSKKQSVIADSTTKAEYVAAAEAGKEAFWMKKFITELGVVPTITSPVTLYCDNSGAITQAKEPRAHQKNKHFDRRFNIIRRYAAEGKVNILKVASANNVADPLTKPMSQIQLDRHMEKMGIRYMGRWL